One stretch of Corallococcus exiguus DNA includes these proteins:
- the mxcL gene encoding myxochelin B biosynthesis transaminase MxcL, with protein sequence MSQTAPRHPSLPRPIVGELKLERSNQLLAEARKWVPGVTQTMMKKPDHFAPGAFPVFLAKGNGALVEDADGQEYIDFIQALGANMLGHNHPAVAETIRKHLAEGIIHSLPTPVEVSSVKALVEVIPGAEMARFFKTGADATSAAVRLSRHLTGREHIVTVGYNGWHDHFMYDTPGVPPTVAKLTTRLPLFTPPDEPALIEHIEKHGAQLACVLLAIPYNRTVTREFLLQVKETCAKHGVLFVLDEVVTGFRLALGGAQQYFNIQADFVTLSKGIAAGMPLSAIAGPEKYLSRLSELQVSTTFGGEMLSLAVCEAVIKEYRTTNYVEHIANLGRRLRDGVNAHARETGSSLEVIGYYAVPFFRFSKVIPEHIEKMIPFQAGMARRGVILRRDLNFISAVHTAEQIEHTIAAAGEVLRETAAARASAA encoded by the coding sequence ATGTCCCAGACAGCACCCCGTCACCCATCCCTGCCTCGCCCCATCGTGGGTGAGCTCAAGCTGGAGCGCTCCAACCAGCTGCTCGCCGAGGCCCGCAAGTGGGTCCCCGGCGTCACGCAGACGATGATGAAGAAGCCGGATCACTTCGCCCCCGGCGCCTTCCCCGTGTTCCTCGCCAAGGGCAACGGCGCCCTGGTGGAGGACGCGGACGGCCAGGAGTACATCGACTTCATCCAGGCGCTGGGCGCCAACATGCTGGGCCACAACCACCCGGCCGTCGCGGAGACGATCCGCAAGCACCTGGCGGAAGGCATCATCCACTCGCTGCCCACGCCGGTGGAGGTCTCCTCCGTGAAGGCGCTGGTGGAAGTGATTCCCGGCGCGGAGATGGCCCGCTTCTTCAAGACGGGCGCGGACGCCACCTCCGCCGCCGTGCGCCTGTCGCGCCACCTCACCGGCCGCGAGCACATCGTCACCGTGGGCTACAACGGCTGGCACGACCACTTCATGTATGACACCCCGGGCGTGCCCCCGACGGTCGCGAAGCTCACCACCCGCCTGCCCCTCTTCACGCCCCCGGACGAGCCCGCGCTCATCGAGCACATCGAGAAGCACGGCGCCCAGCTGGCCTGCGTGCTGCTGGCCATCCCGTACAACCGCACCGTCACCCGCGAGTTCCTCCTCCAGGTGAAGGAGACCTGCGCGAAGCACGGCGTGCTGTTCGTCCTGGACGAGGTCGTCACCGGCTTCCGTCTGGCTTTGGGCGGCGCGCAGCAGTATTTCAACATCCAGGCGGACTTCGTCACGCTGTCCAAGGGCATCGCCGCGGGCATGCCCCTGTCCGCCATCGCGGGCCCGGAGAAGTATCTGTCGCGCCTGAGTGAGCTCCAGGTGTCCACCACCTTCGGCGGTGAGATGCTCTCACTGGCCGTGTGTGAGGCGGTCATCAAGGAATACCGCACCACGAACTACGTGGAGCACATCGCCAACCTGGGCCGCCGCCTGCGTGACGGCGTCAACGCCCACGCGCGTGAGACGGGCTCCAGTCTGGAAGTCATCGGCTACTACGCCGTGCCATTCTTCCGCTTCAGCAAGGTCATCCCCGAGCACATCGAGAAGATGATCCCCTTCCAGGCCGGCATGGCTCGCCGGGGCGTCATCCTCCGCCGCGACCTGAACTTCATCAGCGCCGTGCATACCGCGGAGCAGATTGAACACACCATCGCCGCCGCCGGAGAGGTGCTCCGCGAGACGGCCGCCGCCAGGGCCAGCGCCGCCTGA
- the mxcK gene encoding myxochelin export MFS transporter MxcK, which translates to MIVLSAPSPAPRERTLLWLLAAVQFTHVVDFMMLMPLGPLLMQRLSLSATRFGALVSAYTLASAAMGVLGVFWLDRQERKRTLLMLYAGFIIATLLCGAATGATGLLIARTVAGGCAGLMGAVVIAIVSDTVPAERRGQAIGTVMTAYALSAVAGVPLGLGLANLGGWRAPFIVLAAVAGFVWLLLLRFLPRVDGHLSQASGASATAGFTPRLAMGWGLTFTVVFASFLLIPYLGAFMVGNVGLSLTDLPWVYLAGGAATFVSSRWIGRLADRMGPARALGLLLVATMAPHLLFTHLPPSPLPVVAVVFVLFMTLTSGRAIPTMALVASQVPPSIRGRYLAVNIAASDGASGLAAWMGGLLLTTSPDGTLIGFAQLGWLAVAISALALGLLWTFVGRAVRLDATPAP; encoded by the coding sequence GTGATTGTCTTGAGTGCTCCATCCCCCGCCCCGCGTGAGCGCACGCTGCTGTGGCTGCTCGCGGCGGTGCAGTTCACCCACGTCGTCGACTTCATGATGCTGATGCCGCTGGGCCCGTTGCTGATGCAGCGGCTCTCGCTGTCGGCGACGCGGTTCGGAGCGCTGGTGTCCGCGTACACACTCGCGTCCGCGGCCATGGGCGTGCTCGGCGTGTTCTGGCTGGATCGCCAGGAGCGCAAGCGCACGCTGCTGATGCTCTACGCGGGCTTCATCATCGCCACGCTCCTGTGCGGCGCGGCCACCGGGGCCACGGGCCTGCTCATCGCTCGCACCGTCGCCGGAGGCTGCGCGGGGCTGATGGGCGCCGTCGTCATCGCCATCGTCAGCGACACCGTGCCCGCGGAGCGCCGGGGCCAGGCCATTGGCACCGTGATGACGGCCTACGCGCTGTCCGCCGTCGCGGGCGTGCCGCTGGGCCTGGGCCTCGCGAACCTCGGGGGTTGGCGCGCGCCGTTCATCGTCCTCGCGGCGGTCGCGGGCTTCGTGTGGCTGCTGCTCCTTCGCTTCCTGCCTCGCGTGGACGGACACCTGTCCCAGGCGTCCGGCGCCTCCGCCACCGCGGGCTTCACGCCCCGGCTGGCCATGGGCTGGGGCCTCACCTTCACCGTGGTGTTCGCCAGCTTCCTGCTGATCCCCTATCTGGGCGCCTTCATGGTGGGCAACGTGGGCCTGTCCCTCACGGACCTGCCCTGGGTGTACCTGGCGGGCGGAGCGGCCACCTTCGTGAGCTCGCGCTGGATTGGCCGGTTGGCGGACCGCATGGGCCCTGCTCGCGCGCTGGGGTTGCTGCTGGTCGCCACCATGGCGCCGCACCTGCTCTTCACCCACCTGCCTCCGTCTCCGCTGCCGGTGGTGGCCGTCGTGTTCGTGCTCTTCATGACGCTCACCTCCGGCCGCGCCATCCCCACCATGGCGCTGGTCGCGTCGCAGGTGCCGCCGTCCATCCGGGGCCGCTACCTCGCGGTCAACATCGCCGCCAGCGACGGGGCCTCCGGGCTCGCCGCGTGGATGGGCGGACTGCTGCTCACCACCTCGCCGGACGGCACGCTCATCGGCTTCGCGCAGCTGGGCTGGCTGGCCGTGGCCATCTCCGCGCTCGCGCTCGGGCTGCTGTGGACCTTCGTGGGCCGCGCCGTGCGGCTGGACGCGACGCCCGCGCCCTGA